AAAGACGAATGATGAGATTACGAGCGGCATTGGTATGAATGAGGAGCATATGGTGTAGAGTGTGAAGTGACGTGGTACTTAGCTGAAATTGAAATATGAAAATATTGAACAATAAACGGGTTCTACAGTGACTGGTCTTAGAGTTCTCCTTCAGCTGACTGCATCAAGTTGGCCGTTACACATCCCAACCCGCCCAAAATTCATCAAATCGTTTCAATCAAATCTCTCAGGAAAGTATAACCATTCTCCACGTTCCGCATCCCAGTGTCGGAATCTTTGAGAGCTCTGGTCCCAAGTCCAGTAGTTGTCGTCCATATCACCGTCTTCGGAGAACTTGATTTCGGGGGGTGTCAAGGCTTCTCCCCGTATATATGCTTCTTCGATATCGGCTTCCACTGGCTGATCCTCAAAGGTAATATCCAAGCAACGTATTCTTTCCTCCAAGCCATCTACTAGGGAAGTTTCAGTCTTTCCATCAAGTCTTCCTTGAACGTATGTATTACTTTCTGGGTAAGTGTCGGtcatctcatccttgacTAAAGATCCCTTTTCTTCGGTTCCATTGTGTCCTGGGGATGTATATGTCGAATTGTTCAGCCCCTCTTCAGAACATGATATAGTAAATGATGCTGCGGAGACTCGAGGCACTTGACCTCCATAGACGGACTTCCGCTGAGGATCCTTCAGCTGTCTCTTACGAGATTTCCCTCTCATGGATGCTTCCGCAGAACGGGctatactataattattttcttttccagCATAAAGACGGCTAGGCATGAGAACCTAAAAATGCATCAGTTCAAAGTCGTGTAACAGGTATTTGAAGAAGCATTCATACCTTGACCAATGCATTGTAACAACTCTGTCCATTGTTTTCTTGGACATCCGTCCTATCTACTGGACAGCGCATGAACAAGGCTTTGATAGCAATATTGGGGGCCATCAAATCGACCAATCTAATTGTTTTCCTGGCTTGAGCCAAGTTTATACCTGGAAGACTTGTAATGTGATTAATAGTAATTCTGTGAAAACAGCCTTCAGGAAGCCTATGATGCAAGTCAGAAATAGCGGGCATACTCAAGGCAACAATATACTGACTGTAGTAACTTCTAGTAACTATTGAATTTGAGTCTTCATTGATACCTGTCGAGTGCATAGATGGACATTTTTATGTCCTGGCCTCATTGAGATAACTCGGAAATGGGCGGCATTCAGCTTTCGAAGTCGTAACGCATTACGATGACGAGGCAAATGTGTCATTCCATGAGGTACGCTACTTCGTAATCATTTATTGTGAAACTGGTCATTCGAATCTGTTTTCTGTCAGAGCCTGACGCCCGGTGACTTATGTCCCTTTGAGGCGCAGCACTGACAACACCATATCCGGTTGCCTTTCAGATTGAGGTTGAAAAAGCCCGCGATTGTGACAAGGCGATGACAGTTGCAGAAGTGGAATGTAACTGTGATTTAAACCCGCATCCGCGCCTCATCAGAAGTGATAAGATGCAGTTCCTCACTTTCAACCATGCGTGGCCAGTCTCGGTCGCACAACGCACCGAGGCGGCTCTTTATTTCACCGTTAGCAGCACAGCCCGCCTTCGATATGTCGGTAAAGCGAGGCTGTGCACAGCGACAAGCACCAGAGACCACTCAAAACGCTTATTCTTTAGGTGTTTGATGGAAAAGAGGATCGAGGCAGACAATTGGACCAGTATGCCTCGGAATAAAGAAGCGTGCTACTACAGGGTCTAATCCAATGGCTGACCACAGATATCTGCACATTTGCTGCGCTGCCTGTCACGATGTCGAGGAAAACCTAGCAGAGGTGGTTTTACTCAGACAACAAGCCTCATATACCTGTCACATAAATCAGGTTGAATTTCATACCCCGCCGCTATATTCTTCATTGTGTCTAGTTCCTGTTTAAGAACCAAGGTCCCTGTTTTTTAAACAATATTTACTCTTTTTCCAGGCACTATTCTCTGCCTTATATCCATTTCGTCTACACTCTAATATTTATCAATGACTCCGCCGAGCAGACAAAGAAACCCAGCTCTGGCTGGTAGGCCTGGTCGCTTGAAACTCAGCGTGGAAGAAGCCATCAGACAAGCTTCCTCTCGCTCGCGGTCGCCCACTACACTCAGTCCTATCTCCAAGGATCGATCGAGGCGTCGAAGTAGTTCGTCGACTACTTCTCACACGGTTGAGTCATTCCGAAGGCGGGCCAGAAGTGACAGATACTTTGATCCTCTGGGCTTTCAAACCCAGGCGAATCAACACGAAACTTCCATACCATTTCCACCTCTCAGCGCTCAGGACTCTTCGCCATTCCCTCGATTATCCGTTGACGAGTCCGCCGTTTTCACAGACGAGGAGCCTCCAAGCCAAGGCCAGTCTCCTATTGCTCAGCTATCCGGGCCCAACTGGCAGACGCTAGCACAGCCCCTTCCAAGTGCCCTAAGAACTCAGTCAGCACGAGTCAAAGATGGACAGATGATCCGGGTTACTCTCAAAACCCAGACCACCGAAGTACCGTGTATTGCCAAGTGCTACCTCACTCGGGATTTGAGTGTCGTCGATAACGACTTTGCTCGCAACTGGGGCGTCAAGATACATCCAGTACCTAAACCTCGCTGGAAGGATGCCCGGCACTGGTGCGTGCTGGACGTAATTGACGTCGAAACAATTGGCAGTGTTCAAAAGCAACTGTCAATTCGGCTTGGCAAGCTTCCAGACCAGCGGGTCAGCGTTGAGCTTGGCATTGATGCACTCAAAGCTCTCCATCTAGTTGATGAAACTGGTAGGTAGATTGTCGTTCTGATTAGCTCATGTCAGAATGTAGCTAACCCAAAGGTAGAACAGTTATCTCGATCTGCACCTCCTAGCCAATATCTACCATGGACTGGCATCAGCCCTCCTTACATgcagcagcctcaagatATCCTCGGACCGTATGTGCTTACACCTCCAGCACCACAACAATTTCCCACTGGTCGTAATCGTGCTCTTACAGTACCGTCGATACCTTCTATTAGGATAGATACATCGTTCGACACTTCACTTTCGGTGCCAAAATCTGTGGGCGACTCAGGTTCCGGCGAAGATTCAAGTTCACCTTGGGACTGGGATGCTCTGTCGATAGCATCTCAATcatatcaagaagatgaccCGAGCGCCTGGAGTCCGGCTGTTTCGGACTGTGGTGgtctttcctcttcttttgacACTTGTATGAAATAACAGTCCGCGACTGGGGGATTTCTACTTGATAATCTTTGCTTCCTTTCCTTGGTGTAGAATGGCGTTGATTTTGTATTAAAATTCTTATGTTTTCTAATATTGATACCCAGTTCGGGAATGGCGGTGTCACGAATCAGTTTCGCCAATCTTTAACAACTTAAAACAGTGGGAGTCGGTTATTTCCTTGTGACAATTGGGGGACCACGTGCTTACCAGACTCAGATCAAATCGTCATTTTTTGGAGTATTTCTTACTTTGCTAGCCACCTCGTGACGCAAGAGCGAAAGCAGTTGGAGAAGTTCCCCCGCGCTGAAAGCTGGGGAAATAACATGTGATCAGACACTAAAAGAGCCGCTAGCAACGCCAAGACTGGGGCGACGAGATGCCTCGGTCGGTCGGTCTCACGGTTTGAAGTCCGTTCTTAGCTGGTCTCCATCTTCGGCCATTCTTTACCATCTTCTCCTGTGACAAAGCTGACCAAGCCCGAGTCTACTTCTACTCCTGCACAACATCCGAGGTCTAACGAGATTTTCTCTCTGTATAATAATCCTCTCTTATACTTTTTCTCCGCCTCAGTCAACTTCTGTCCTTTGTTTTGCGCATATACCCCAGTACTCAACTCTCTCCCTCACACACTTACCTATCCTTACATCATAGCAAAAATGGGTGGtatgtcttcttctcgcaCTGCGATCATCGCAAACTCAAACTAACCATCTTGCCAGTCACCGACAGAATCATTCAGATTGGAGGCCAGATCTCTGGCAACCCGACCGCTGGCGGTCGCGAGAAGATCCTCCAGAAGAACCCCGACGATGTATGTTACCACGCATTGCCGTATGCGCCGGTATAGTTTACTGACCTTACATAGATCGTTGTCACCGCCGCCTGCCGAAGCGCATTCACCAAGGGAGGCCGCGGCGGTTTCAAGGACACCCCCGCTGCTGATCTCATGGCTGGTgttctcaaggccatcctCGACCGCTCAAAGATCAACCCTGCTCTCGTCGAGGACCTATGTGTCGGAACAGTTCTCGCTCCCGGTGGCGGCGCAACTGAGATGCGCGCCGCCAGCTTGGTCGCCGGTTTCCCTGAATCTATCGCCGTCCGAACCCTCAACAGACAGTGCTCTTCTGGTCTCCAGGCTACCGTCGATGTCGCCAACCAGATCAAGACTGGCATGATCGATATTGGtattggtgctggtgttgagagtATGTCCCTGAACTATGGCCCTGGCGCTGTCTCCGAGTTCTCAGAAGCCTTTGAGAACCACCCCGAGGCTGCCAACTGTAAGGTGCCCATGGGTGTCCTCTCTGAGCAGATGGCCAAGGACCTCAACGTCACCCGAGCTGCACAGGACGCCTTCGCTGCCTCATCATACCAGAAGGCTGTCAAGGCCCAAAAAGCGGGACTCTTTGACGAGGAGATTGCTCCTCTCAAGGTCAAGTTCGAGGACAAGGAGGGTAACACCAAGGAGATTACCGTCTCCAAGGATGATGGTGTCCGAGATGGCATCACTGCTGAGTCTCTGGGCAAGATCCGCCCTGCTTTTGCTAAGGACGGTTCTATCCATGCTGGTAACGCCAGTCAGATTTCCGATGGTGCTGCCGCTGTCCTCCTCATGAAGCGATCTACTGCCGAGAAGCTTGGACAGAAGATCCTCGGCAAGTACGTTTGCGCCTCGATTGTTGGTGTCAAGCCCCTTCTTATGGGACAGGGCCCCTGGAAGGCTATCCCCAAGGCTCTCGACCTTGCCGGTATCTCCAAGGATGATGTCGATATCTGGGAGATCAACGAGGCTTTTGCCAGCCAGTGCTTGTGGTGTGCCAACGAGCTGGGTATTCCCCAAGAGAAAATCAACCCCAAGGGAGGTGCTATTGCCTTTGGTCATCCCCTAGGCTGCACTGGTGCCCGACAGGTCTCTACTCTTCTATATGAGTTGAAGCGAACAGGCCAGAAGGTTGGCGCAACATCTATGTGTGTAGGAACTGGTATGGGTATGGCCGCCATCTGGGTTGCCGAGTAGAGTTTGTGTACAAATATTTACAGCATGTATTAAGACCATTTAGTATTTATCTCAATTTATCCTTTCTAGAACCCTTCTATACGAGTTCCTACATTATTTGCATTTGCAACCTCAATCAGATGTGTTCCCACCACGAGATCCATCAGCCCAAGCCCGACACTCTTGTATACTACAGTACCGTCTCTCAACCAACGACAGAGGTGGTCCTCTGattttctcttttctttgtccAAAGAGCTACTAGAGTTCTTTCTTGAATGGAAAAAAGAGCTGGATCTGCGCCCTTCTGAATCTACTGAACCAGTAGGACTGGTCGGGGCATCACTGACATTGCTTCCGCTGCCATAGACCGTGGACATGGAGCTCATCCTACCATGGATATCTAGCTTATCCATGtcagaagagaaagatgcCTGACTACTGGAGAATCCGTCGGACTCCTCTATAGCTAGACGATGGAGCATCACAAGTTCCCCCAGCCTGTCATTGATGTCAGTGACTGTTTGGAGAGGAGGAATAAGCACATACTCAACAAGTTGATGGGGCCCAATATTGGCAGCAATAATCTCGCCTGCTTCTTTGAGCACGCCTTTGATATTATCAACGACGATGACTCCGCCTTCGACTGCATGCTTGTGGAAGTGTCGATGAGGCTTGTCGTCCCTCTTTACTGCTAGCTGGATAAGGTCATCTGGAAGCTCCCGCATTTCTGGCGTATAACTTCCGACAGCAATGATGAGTCGTCCTTTCTTGCGGCCCTCATGAGACGTTAAGATGGATCCATCAAAGAGGTCTTTTTGCGAGGCTGTGCAGCAGTAGATCACATCTGCATCCCTTATCTGATCTTTTACCAGGCGTCGATATTCGTGGAATGCAGGGATCAGAAGACCGAACTTGGTGTCTGACCAACCTTCTCGTTTCTTGATCTCAGGAGGGATGCTGGCGAATCTCTTCAGGATGCCGGTCGCTTTATCGCTCCACCTATGGTTTATAACATGAACGTGTTTAATAGTACTGCCGCGGATCATCAGGGCAAGCCGAATATGCCAGTAAGCCTGAAGGCCGCTGCCAAATACTGTCAAGGTCTTGACATGATTGCGGCGCTCCAACAGACAGGTAGATGCCAGGGCTGTTCTGAATGCTGTGAGAGCTGTTGCATTGACGATTCCAAGTGGTGATCCATCTGGCCGGAACAGGTTGAGAACACCAGTAGGACTGATCTGCGTAACCCTAGGATCTTGGGATGCTTCCGTACTCGTCAAAGAAATTACTAATTGGTTAGATTGATTCGTCTATACCGTGAGATGAAGTCTCACCTTTGCAGCCCATTCCACACGGGGCACATGAGGGCATATATAGCGTCTTAGCCATGGTCTCTGGGTGTAGTGTTGAGATGCGTTCTGGTTGCTGAAAGGCTTCCTCAAGAGCCGGTACTCCGGTAGAGAACTCGTGTAGGGATGAAGCcagaacatggcgaaactcatcaagctcgtcaacgGTAAGACCTTCCAGGATGGAGTTAACCTGGTCGTTTGAAAGAACGGTATAAGTCATTTTTCGTGAGGCTTCATTCACTGGACTGACTTTCCAAAATGTGCGAGGCTTTAACAACAGAGAGCTTGTGATGAGTCAGTTTGTGCAATTGGTGGTTCACCGGTTATTTGCTTGAGTTTCACGGTCAGATCACGGGCTAGAGAGACCAATGAGTGTTGCTTGATAAGCTACAAAGACAGAATTGATGCGTGTTAAAGATGATGTAATGGTGTAGAGGGAGCTTATTTATAGGTAACTTTGGCAGGTCCCCGGATCTTCTACGGGAGGAAACACTCCACCTCACCACGTGGTAAAAATAGGTAAGGTACGATCGTGCAGGCCATGGAACGTTTAGCTAGGTGTTGTTGGCTTGGCTGAATTGAGGCTATTCCTGTGAGAAGATCTCGATTGGGGTAGGTCTAGATGAGTCTCTGACGGATTCGCTTATTCGTATAGCATGACTGAAGTTGATCAATTGTCACGTATCCGTAGCTGGTCCATATAATTCTGTAGAACGCTATTATGAAAGTAAACCAAGGGATAATGACTTTAGAGCAAGATGAAGTCGGTCTTGTCCTCGTTATAGCATCACAAACTTCTCAAATCGTAAAGTCTAAAATGATAGCTGGTTCTTATAAAGTCTGGAGTATTGTCAATTCATGGCTACCTACCTACAATATGCATGAACCTTGAGTGTTGATTCGTGGGCTTAAAATACGGCTTTTAAAGGGTGCCTGAATCTCAGGAGCTCCATGAATTCGTATTCGAAGACATCAGCTTGAAGGTGAGGGCATACTAAGCATCCACTGGCTGACTGAGCCTTGTCGTTAATAAACTTGGCAATTGTCTCTGTGAAAGACTCCATCTGAGAACCAACTCCGCTTCACTCTGGGCGAGGCTTGGCGATGCCGCGTGGTCAACGTACGTCACTTGGCTGTGCAGAGAATAGAGTTGCCTAAACAGAAAGTGAATACATGTTGAGCAAGACAGCACAAagtaagaaaagaaacaaggaCTACAAAAGCTCTCTTGGTTGCGTCTCAGCAGACCCAGAGATCCGAAACCCAAACCCTTTGTCTCATGTTCGCCAACTGGACCTCCACTATCAATAGCGCACCATCCATCCTCCTTACAAGGACCCGTTCCCCTACAAACACAAAACAACCAATGCCCCGTGGAGCATCCACTCGCCTGCCCTTCCATTAACTTGTCCGTCCGTATTGACACTTGGAGCCAAGCCCTTTGACCCTGCACCAGCCTCAATCAAAATTGGGGACCACCTCAGCAACCATACCATCCTGCGCCTACACCTGACCAAGAGGCTACGTTCATCATTTCAAACTTCGCATCCCCGTCGTCACAACAATTCAAACTCTCCACCTCTCGATTCAGTCTCCATCGCCGTCGCAACAATCGACATTTCTCGATACGCTTTACTGCAATCAGATTACGATCTCGAATTGGTCTCTTAGAAAACATCAGTCACTTTCTCCCTCGGCTGGTCCAAGCCCGAATACGAAAGCTCGACGTAAGCTGGCAAGATGACGCTCAAGGAGGAGTTCCAAACGCGAAACTTCAGTATGTCGCTCTCGATTGACTGCGCTTTGTGGAAGATACTAACATTCGTGTAGGCATCTACGGACAATGGTAGGCTAACGTTCCTCGGCTGTATACAGCTTCAATCATAGCTATTGAGCTGTTAAGCCACTTTGCGACATGACCCATACCGAATGAACTACGACGTAACAACCGACTAACACTACTTGTGTATAGGCTTGGAATTCTTTCCATGATCATCTGTCTGGCTGTTGGAATCGCCAACATCTTTTCGTTTAATGTAGTTCGCATTATCTTCTGCGCCTTTGCTATGTAAGAATCGCCAATGTTATGACGAAGCATCGATATTAACCATACACAGCGCATCGGCCTTTGTCATTCTTTTCATCGAGgtccctcttcttctccgaATCTGCCCAACCTCCGGCAAGTTCGATGAGACGATTCGCAAGATCTCGACCAATTATATGCGCGCGGCCGCCTACGGCGTCATGTCTGCTCTGCAGTTCATTAGCAATGTCAGCGGTGCAAGCAGCttgattgctgctgctgtcttCCTGCTACTGACTGCTCTTTGCTACCTGCTTGCCGGTATCAAGGGTCAGGCCTTTGTCGGCAGCAAGACCCTCGGTGGTCAGGGCGTCGCGCAGATGATTGTGTAGACTCGCCAGCTGCCAGCCCGACCAATTTCGTGGCTCTACCACGAAGCGAACGAACCACTATTTAAGTTGACATCTTGCACCGTGGAGTTCGCCGAGTACAGGAGGCACCTAAGGCTTTCCATAGCTCGCAGGTGCAGGAGGACggggatgatgatggaaaatCTGCTTATCTCGACGATTTAGGTTCCTGCCAAGAGCAGCGGCCTGTATACCCAGCTGGATTTGGCGTCTGGGATGAGGAACGGCTCATGTTTTGATTGAAGTTGATGCCATTTCGTGAACGAGTTTCAACGACTGCGTTATTTTGAGTTATTTCGCTAAAATTTGAATTCATTTCTTGTATTTCTGCTCATGAGATAATGCTATGATGGTGTCGATGTTGCTTCAATACATTTACCCACTGGCAGATATTGTTCCATGCTATGAATAGCATTTCTGGAAAGCTATTGATAGCTCTCGGGATCGCCGCCATATCAATGTGGTAATTCACCCATGTCCATCATGTGATAAGAACTGCAATGTGCTGAAATTAGCTGCATATCAAAGACGGCAACCCAATGTTCATAATTCTAGACAAGGAGCACGTTGTAGAAGGTAGTGCTTAAAGCTCTGATTTCCTCGTGATATGATACCCAGGTCTTTCTGCTGGGCGCTAGTTTGAATTTGGTTGATGGCTGAACGGACTGGGCAATTGTTAGATTCGAGACCGGATGCTATAAGGAATTTTGGTTGCTTTCACGCCAACGAGCTTCGTGCCATGGCGTTCCACAAAACTAGCGCTCCTCTGTCATAAGTTAAAAACAAACCATTACGATGATAGAATGAATCATAGAACAATACAAGGCCATATACTCTACTCATCACGATACAAGAGTTAGCAATGTCTAGGGTAACCGGACCGGTCAACTGGAGCTTTGGTTACGGTGATGGCGTCAGAACGGACCTTTTTGGGACAGCTGCGGAAAACTTCTCGGTCTGATTGCATCATGTACAGGGTGGAGGGGTCAGACGGGTTGTGATTCGACTGGAGGATCGTGATACTGTAAGATGCCCAGGGGAAACAAAGCTTTTTTCCATCACAGGTGGGCGATCATTGACACCAGcctttgcttctgcttctatTTACAACGACATAGAAGCTGAAAGAAGTCTAGAATCTCGAAAACAACGAGATCGTCGTTGACCTTTGTTAGCTGATCCAAGTCGAGACTCCAATTTTCCTCGGGGACCACGATAGTACTTGACTCTGAATAGTACTCTACTTTGTAGCAACAAAGGGGCTCGTGGTCTCTTACCAACAACGTTTTCACTTGCAATGCATGGTTTGATAGCTCCGTTCCAGCTGGTCAGGCGACCGTCAGGTTTGTTCACCGTACCGTCCAGTAGCACGCCGTCGAGTAAGCGTCATTCTTTTGACCTCTTATGGACGGGAGCGTCAACAGGAAGAAAATAGCCGGCTGCAGCATCGATCGGTTGGTGGGGAATAGACTGCAGGAGATCCCCGCCATGATGAACTATGGCGGGTCGGCGGGAGCGAGCTGTTGAGGGACTCTGATGAGAGTGAGTGAGTAAGGTACCTTGCTTATGATTCTTTCTTATGATGATATATTGGCCAAAGACAAAGCCATGCATGCATAATTTCAAGACAGAAACGAGCACCTGCATTGATTTGGCTGTCGCACCGCGCGTCTCAAGTTTCATCAATGGGATTGGACAGAGGACAATCGCAGACTTATGGAACCGTACACAGACAGATTCAGGGACTTGGGACTGGACTGTGGTATCATAGTTTTGCGGGGTGCACTGTATCCAGGGCCATGCAAGTGACAAAAATGCTTTATTTGGAAAGCTCTGAGGTAAGCTTCAGAATAGAGGTCAACAATGGGATGAGGTTATAACATGTACTCAATTCGTGCTCTAACATGAGTAGAATACACGAATTGCAGCTGAAAACTGAATAAAACCTCCTAACCAAAGATCGTCGAGAATAGAGCAGCTTCTTTGCATTCTCCATCTTTTCAACTCTTCAAAACAATCCACGATCTAGCTACAGTGTTGATCAGAAACGCCTCGCACCGTCCGACTTGGCGCCATCGCCATCCCTGTTTTCACAACCAGTGACGACGAACAAAAGTCACCAGCTCCGGTGGCACTTCCTGTCACCTGGACGTTCCATTTTGTATTGTATTGAGGCCAGAATCTGGCATATAAATACACTGATTTAGTCGGGCCCGCTGCCAGCTTGAAATGCGCACATAGCTTTTGTATACCTCGTCTTATCTCACACCTCAAATCCCCAACCGAAGCCGGTTGTTAGTATTGAACTATACTATATCTGCACTGCTTGTGCCTGGGCCAATCAATACCAATCACGGCAACCCCATTGGTAAGTTTCTTCGTCCCTAAGCAAAAGATCAATCAATCGGTGTGCGACGGGCGCAACACTTGGTGGGCGCAGCAGGGTGTGCCCGTATGTGGGATTGGACTTCTATCGCTTTCTGATAGCAATGGATCCATTCACAGGCGGCGCCTCTAACTCGTGAACCGTGGATCCGATAAGCCCAGGGGCTGGTCCAGCACTGTATAGTACCTTAGCTACCTGCAGCTGGAGCCGGTAACAGGTACAACCTACAGGCACGGCACGGGCACATGGATGGACGGAATCTTGTTGATGGGACTTTAGACTGGGATCGAGGCCAACAAATGTCTTTAAATACCAGTCTATGCCCCTGTCACGGATAAGTTCCAATTCGTGCTATAGCTTCCAATTGCCTTGGTTCTACACTTGTTATCCGAATTTGATACTGATTGTTTAGTATTGACCATTTGTTGGTCGttccagatcatcatcaccgtcTTACATGAAACCGCATTTACTTCTCTTATTTTGTTTCGTCAACTTTCTATAATCGCTCCTTCGAGCATCTAAATATCAACAATGACCGCTGCCGCCATGCAACAACCTCCCGTTATTCCTCCCCGTCCGGCTAAGGGCCAGGACAAGAACGATTCCCCGGGCAATGTTCCCAAGATTCCACCTCGTCCTTCATCGAAACGATTTGACCGCTCGATATCTCCCAATCCCGATCGATTTGCTCCCTCACCTTTCAACGAGGGCATTCCTCAAAAGAGTCCCATTTCTGCCCGATTCAACCCCAACGATGCTCATCAGGACCCAATCAACCGCCCAACCAGCGTTTCAATGCCTTCGATTGGCCAGGAGGGTGCTGAGTACAGTGCCGTGACCCACGAAGTCAAGCCTGAAGAGGTCCAGGCCGACGAGGACGACAGAGCTGCGTCACCCGAGCAAACACGTACCATTGCGGAAGACCTCAAGCTTCATGCGCCCAAGCCCTCCCTGCCAGCTCAAAGCGCCAAGCAGCGTGTCCAGGCTGTTACCCGCACCGACTCCGACAAGGCAGCACAATTTGGCATTGGCCGCCCTGGATCTACACAGGGCAACAAGAAGCAGTCTAGCACCAATGTGTCGGTCAGTGATGGCCGT
This genomic stretch from Fusarium oxysporum f. sp. lycopersici 4287 chromosome 2, whole genome shotgun sequence harbors:
- a CDS encoding acetyl-CoA acyltransferase, encoding MGVTDRIIQIGGQISGNPTAGGREKILQKNPDDIVVTAACRSAFTKGGRGGFKDTPAADLMAGVLKAILDRSKINPALVEDLCVGTVLAPGGGATEMRAASLVAGFPESIAVRTLNRQCSSGLQATVDVANQIKTGMIDIGIGAGVESMSLNYGPGAVSEFSEAFENHPEAANCKVPMGVLSEQMAKDLNVTRAAQDAFAASSYQKAVKAQKAGLFDEEIAPLKVKFEDKEGNTKEITVSKDDGVRDGITAESLGKIRPAFAKDGSIHAGNASQISDGAAAVLLMKRSTAEKLGQKILGKYVCASIVGVKPLLMGQGPWKAIPKALDLAGISKDDVDIWEINEAFASQCLWCANELGIPQEKINPKGGAIAFGHPLGCTGARQVSTLLYELKRTGQKVGATSMCVGTGMGMAAIWVAE
- a CDS encoding golgi apparatus membrane protein TVP18 → MIICLAVGIANIFSFNVVRIIFCAFAIASAFVILFIEVPLLLRICPTSGKFDETIRKISTNYMRAAAYGVMSALQFISNVSGASSLIAAAVFLLLTALCYLLAGIKGQAFVGSKTLGGQGVAQMIV
- a CDS encoding golgi apparatus membrane protein TVP18 produces the protein MTLKEEFQTRNFSIYGQWLGILSMIICLAVGIANIFSFNVVRIIFCAFAIASAFVILFIEVPLLLRICPTSGKFDETIRKISTNYMRAAAYGVMSALQFISNVSGASSLIAAAVFLLLTALCYLLAGIKGQAFVGSKTLGGQGVAQMIV